DNA sequence from the Nycticebus coucang isolate mNycCou1 chromosome 23, mNycCou1.pri, whole genome shotgun sequence genome:
TACCTCTTTGATAACTTGCTCTGGTTTCTGGACAGATAACTGCAatcttttttgtagaaaaaaacaTTCTGTCTGTCTCGCAATATCTAGAAATTTCTGGATACACTGATCAACAccttgaaaaaaagaacaaaatattacaTTGAGAAAAATACAAGATATATAGCTCTCTCACACAAACAAGAGTATCAAAACAGCACCTGTCATAGAGGAATCAGGGATTTTAATCTTGGccacagcaataataataacccCCAACTTCTCATGTGTTAACTAACATTAAACAGCAGATAATTTGTGCTATTatcaggcaaaaaagaaaaaaagactttagtACAAAACGAAAGCCATGAGACCTTCTGAAGACAGACAATGCAGAGATACAGCAATTAGCATTGTAATTTTCAATCTGATGGAACATTCAAAACATAGTACAAAGAAATCAGAAGCTCTGGCTACCTGTAGTGATAAACTCGGGGTATGAGAGGAAAGCACAGATGataatacctattttaaaaataacaatctttttttaaagcagtaCATACTATTAGTCTTCTTTACTTAGTACCATCATGAAATGCTCATTATAAATGGTTCAAGAGTAACATTCGATTGCCAattaataaactaaacaaaacccCACCGTTTATACAGACTATGTGCATACATTTATTCTTGGGAAAAGTTCTCTTAGTATGTAAGTAGGACTGAAACATATTAAGTGCAAAACCAGCAATGCGGAATCTTGCTAAAGCCAAGAACATTGTCTACAACGAAAGAGAGCTTACCAGTTCGAATTTCTTCCTGATCAGTGCCATTGACATAGTCCTGACTCACCAGAGAAGCAAAACAAGCCTGTGTGATCAACACATATAAAGAACAAATGTCATTCACACATCAAAAATCTtacttcagaataaaaaaaaaacctctcttcAAGTCATTCAATGAGGGGACTGTAACCCCAAGCTGGGGGGAGATAGAAAACTTCAATTCCACGTGTCTCCAAAGATGTCGAGTTTACGATCCTCGATCCTCCGCCAGCACACCTGAGTACAACATCGACTAAGGGGACCCTAAAACAAGCGACTCCTTCTCTGAGCCCCAGCTCCCCCGTGTGTAAGCTGGCTGCTGGGATCGCCGCCGCGGTCAGCGTGTGCACGCGCAGTATTCGTTTCTGGGAGGAGGACGGGCTGGCCACAAGATTACCATGTCTCACTTTACCTCGAAAGAGGACTCCAACTCATCCACCAAAGTACTGTTAGAAGGTCTCGGAGCACCTGGCGCTGCTTGAAGAAGTGAAGCCTGGCCTGGGAGTCCCGGCTGGGGTGGTGGAGGACCCGGTGGCTGCCCAGAGAACATGCCGCCTAGCGAAGCTGCCATTGTCCGTTAACAATGTGGGGAGAAGTTTACTGCGCGTGCGCCACAGCTCGGTCGCGGGTCACGTGACAGTTACGGCCGTTGTGGTCACGTGGCAGTACCCGGCCCTCTGGGGCGTTTGGCGTTGGAAGAGCCGGTTCTTGGTTCTCTCTCTTGGTTACTCGCGGCACAGAGGTCGCGTagctattccttttatttttcttagctgGAGAAGTGAAGGCGTAGGATTTGGAACAAGTGAGTGGAGAGCAGTTTAAGAGCCCTCTGCGCTAGTCGCCGCCCTGCCTTAAAACGCAAGGAGTGACTTTGGGCGATTCGCCTTCTCTGGCGCAGTTTTCCATTGGTGAAAAGGGGTGGGGGATGCCCGTTCACTCCACAGacattgatttttcctttttttttattgagacagagtctaactttgtcaccctcggtagagtgctgtggcgttatagctaacagcaacctcaaactgttgggttcaagcgattctcttgcctcagtccaaCTAGTAGcggcgactacaggcgcccgccacaacgcccggctttttttgttgttgtttagcaggctggggacgggttcgaacccaccagcctcggagCAGACATTCATTGAGCTCTTGTCATGTACCAAATACTACAGCGGGAACAAGACAGGTAGGAAACAAGTATTGAAAATGGCTAACATAATGGAGGCTCCTCTTATGACTGGCAGCTCCCTGGGACTGTGAAGAAGCCTTGAGGCCACGGTGGTAATGTGGATAGCAGCACAGTGTGTTTCTGAGACTCAGCAGAGCGTTCGTGAAGTTCACGTGCAAGGACAGCTATTAAATTTCATCTCAGGAATACAGAAGCACATGAAACCAGGGCCTGTGCTGCCTTTTGTATTCCACACGTAAGTAAACACAAAAGTTCTATTGTTCTTTTACCCATACAAAGCCTTTGACAGAAAGCTGCCTATCAAAGCTCTGCTGAGCCTTCTGAATCACCCAGAAGAAATGTTTAGTTCCTTCATTCCCCAGTAGTTCCAACCCTTGATGCCATCTTTCTTGATGGAAGCGTTTCTGAATATGGATGCCACAGGGAACCTGGGTTACTTTCTACTCTCGCTGGATTTTTCTTGAATTCTAGCAACTGTTGTGAATACGCACGCCCATTTCCACTCTATAACCCAGTTTAGTTATACAATACTCTCTTacatgttaaattttttaaatggtagaTTTAActtcaaaaaccagcttttctttccaaatgttttcaaagttaaaagaagagtgggcggcgcctgtggctcagtg
Encoded proteins:
- the MED28 gene encoding LOW QUALITY PROTEIN: mediator of RNA polymerase II transcription subunit 28 (The sequence of the model RefSeq protein was modified relative to this genomic sequence to represent the inferred CDS: inserted 1 base in 1 codon); translated protein: MAASLGGMFSGQPPGPPPPQPGLPGQASLLQAAPGAPRPSNSTLVDELESSFEACFASLVSQDYVNGTDQEEIRTGVDQCIQKFLDIARQTECFFLQKRLQLSVQKPEQVIKEDVSELRNELQRKDALVQKHLTKLRHWQQVLEDISVQHKKPADIPQGSLAYXGTGVGHYPCTSEADLREGMPECRRPWTACHTFLKDMGGILEELFARE